The following are encoded together in the Pelagicoccus enzymogenes genome:
- a CDS encoding alpha/beta fold hydrolase, giving the protein MRYLIIGLLLFASTILKAGAPPIPGDWTSGYAYVNGIRVHYYRAVPETEKPVIVMVHGVTDNGVCWSTLTWKLQKDYDIYMLDTRGHGLSDPFTPNDDGDTLIKDVVEFVRVMDIEKPILMGHSMGAATVMRIGAEYPDLARAVVMLDPFVGRRGPPPGSRDDDGKAPARRPGPPAREPNPETLSFSMHNSPEYLVAQNNYSYDALVAKARRDNPRWNLVDCQYWALSKKQYHGAYSDQAWQSMSGSMRTEDALATISVPALILKADASPEQRQAHQEAAKVMQNGKLVHIDDSGHNLHHDQLLRTTEVIVDFFSQLKD; this is encoded by the coding sequence ATGCGCTATCTCATTATAGGACTTTTGCTATTCGCCTCAACCATCCTTAAAGCGGGAGCCCCGCCGATCCCGGGCGATTGGACAAGCGGCTACGCTTACGTGAACGGAATTCGTGTCCACTACTACCGGGCGGTTCCGGAAACGGAAAAGCCTGTCATCGTCATGGTGCACGGGGTGACGGACAATGGCGTGTGCTGGTCGACGCTCACGTGGAAGCTGCAGAAGGATTACGATATCTACATGTTGGATACGCGAGGGCACGGACTTTCGGATCCCTTCACGCCCAACGACGACGGCGACACCTTGATCAAGGACGTGGTAGAGTTCGTGCGGGTGATGGACATCGAAAAACCGATTCTCATGGGGCATTCCATGGGTGCGGCCACGGTGATGCGCATTGGAGCCGAGTATCCGGATCTGGCTCGGGCAGTCGTCATGCTCGACCCGTTTGTGGGTCGTCGGGGACCTCCTCCGGGAAGCCGCGATGATGATGGCAAGGCCCCGGCCCGTCGCCCGGGACCGCCTGCTCGCGAGCCGAATCCGGAAACGCTGTCGTTCAGCATGCACAACTCGCCGGAGTATCTCGTTGCCCAGAACAACTACAGCTACGACGCCCTCGTGGCGAAGGCCCGCCGCGACAATCCGCGCTGGAATCTGGTGGATTGCCAGTATTGGGCGCTCTCTAAAAAGCAGTACCACGGCGCCTACAGCGACCAAGCGTGGCAATCGATGTCTGGCAGCATGCGGACCGAGGACGCCTTGGCGACGATCTCGGTTCCGGCCTTGATCTTGAAGGCCGATGCGTCCCCCGAGCAACGTCAGGCCCACCAAGAGGCTGCGAAGGTAATGCAAAACGGGAAGCTCGTGCACATCGACGACTCGGGACACAACCTGCACCACGACCAGCTCTTACGAACGACCGAGGTGATAGTGGACTTTTTCTCCCAGCTGAAGGACTAG